A single region of the Triticum dicoccoides isolate Atlit2015 ecotype Zavitan chromosome 2B, WEW_v2.0, whole genome shotgun sequence genome encodes:
- the LOC119367240 gene encoding probable serine/threonine-protein kinase PBL18 produces MADLRAATKNFGSTLYLGEGGFGCVYKGWIDETTLAPTRPGATNAKMVAIKKLKKESFQGHQEWLTEVTYLGDLHHDNLVKLVGYCSDSNSNKLLVYEYMPRGSLENHLFRRGSQPPLPWSTRVSVAADVARGLAFLHSRDVIFRDLKSSNVLLGPDHRAKLSDFGLARAGPTGGKSHVSTRVVGTRGYATPEYVATGHLSAKSDVYGFGVVLLELMTGRRALDEARGVASELLVDWAMPMLQGERRKVISVMDTRLGG; encoded by the coding sequence ATGGCGGACCTGCGGGCGGCCACCAAGAACTTCGGCTCCACGTTGTACCTGGGCGAGGGCGGGTTCGGGTGCGTGTACAAGGGGTGGATCGACGAGACCACGCTCGCCCCCACCAGGCCCGGCGCCACCAACGCCAAGATGGTGGCCATCAAGAAGCTCAAGAAGGAGAGCTTCCAGGGCCACCAGGAGTGGCTCACCGAGGTTACCTACCTCGGCGACCTCCACCACGACAACCTGGTCAAGCTCGTCGGCTACTGCTCTGACTCCAACAGCAACAAGCTGCTGGTGTACGAGTACATGCCGCGCGGCAGCCTGGAGAACCACCTGTTCCGACGGGGCAGCCAGCCGCCGCTGCCGTGGTCCACGCGCGTGTCCGTTGCCGCCGACGTCGCCCGCGGGCTCGCCTTCCTCCACTCCCGCGACGTCATCTTCCGGGACCTCAAGTCCTCCAACGTGCTCCTCGGCCCCGACCACCGCGCCAAGCTCTCCGACTTTGGCCTCGCCCGCGCCGGCCCCACCGGCGGCAAGAGCCACGTCTCCACCCGCGTCGTCGGCACGCGCGGCTACGCCACGCCGGAGTACGTCGCCACGGGCCACCTCTCCGCCAAGAGCGACGTCTATGGCTTCGGGGTGGTGCTCCTGGAGCTCATGACCGGGCGGCGCGCGCTCGACGAGGCCCGCGGCGTGGCGTCGGAGCTGCTGGTCGACTGGGCCATGCCGATGCTGCAGGGGGAGCGGCGGAAGGTGATAAGCGTCATGGACACCAGGCTCGGCGGGTAG